The Penaeus vannamei isolate JL-2024 unplaced genomic scaffold, ASM4276789v1 unanchor216, whole genome shotgun sequence genome includes a window with the following:
- the LOC113803946 gene encoding uncharacterized protein isoform X1, with the protein MAMAPKKKFDFFNGGRGVNMKDSFAEGCEGSLGAQHSKDMFVDYYSFGDSNRYASPAMYAPPCSPPPPSHFITDYPLNPSAGSQSPTAYCDQAQADFQSSNSLAAHSPGDMGNPGAVNAEGVCWGNSTAEEDDPKKKKKRQQRCRLCANHGIYVEVKGHKWYCPYRDQHNCEKCEITRKRQYYMAEQQKLTREQQQQLQAQRVGGVPSSPPSLVAKLPSDIAIPLGPNIKPRDFPRLDELIQETANIINEELFEEINQVVRPRTHQ; encoded by the exons ATGGCAATGGCTCCAAAAAAGAAGTTTGACTTCTTCAACGGCGGACGAGGAGTGAACATGAAGGACTCCTTCGCCGAGGGTTGTGAAGGAAGCCTTGGAGCCCAGCACAGTAAAGACATGTTCGTTGACTATTATTCTTTTGGAGACAGTAATCGCTATGCAAGTCCTGCAATGTATGCCCCGCCGTGCAGCCCTCCGCCCCCGTCGCACTTCATTACTGACTACCCCCTTAATCCTTCGGCTGGCAGCCAGAGTCCAACGGCCTATTGTGACCAGGCCCAGGCGGATTTCCAGAGCTCAAATAGTTTGGCTGCACACAGCCCAGGAGACATGGGCAACCCGGGCGCCGTCAACGCTGAGGGAGTTTGTTGGGGGAATAGCACAGCCGAGGAAGATgaccccaagaaaaagaaaaagaggcaacAGCG GTGCCGCCTGTGTGCCAATCACGGCATCTACGTGGAGGTTAAAGGACACAAGTGGTACTGCCCTTACAGAGACCAACACAATTGCGAGAAGTGTGAAATCACGCGGAAGAGGCAATACTATATGGCAGAGCAGCAGAAATTAACGagggaacaacagcaacaacttcaGGCCCAGCGAGTAGGGGGCGTGCCCAGTAGCCCTCCAAGCCTTGTTGCCAAGCTGCCCTCTGACATTGCCATTCCGCTTGGACCAAATATCAAACCCCGTGACTTCCCTCGTTTAGACGAATTGATTCAGGAAACTGCCAACATTATTAATGAAGAGTTGTTTGAAGAAATAAACCAGGTCGTTCGGCCACGAACCCATCAGTGA
- the LOC113803946 gene encoding doublesex- and mab-3-related transcription factor C2 isoform X2, with protein sequence MAMAPKKKFDFFNGGRGVNMKDSFAEGCEGSLGAQHSKDIQSPTAYCDQAQADFQSSNSLAAHSPGDMGNPGAVNAEGVCWGNSTAEEDDPKKKKKRQQRCRLCANHGIYVEVKGHKWYCPYRDQHNCEKCEITRKRQYYMAEQQKLTREQQQQLQAQRVGGVPSSPPSLVAKLPSDIAIPLGPNIKPRDFPRLDELIQETANIINEELFEEINQVVRPRTHQ encoded by the exons ATGGCAATGGCTCCAAAAAAGAAGTTTGACTTCTTCAACGGCGGACGAGGAGTGAACATGAAGGACTCCTTCGCCGAGGGTTGTGAAGGAAGCCTTGGAGCCCAGCACAGTAAAGACAT CCAGAGTCCAACGGCCTATTGTGACCAGGCCCAGGCGGATTTCCAGAGCTCAAATAGTTTGGCTGCACACAGCCCAGGAGACATGGGCAACCCGGGCGCCGTCAACGCTGAGGGAGTTTGTTGGGGGAATAGCACAGCCGAGGAAGATgaccccaagaaaaagaaaaagaggcaacAGCG GTGCCGCCTGTGTGCCAATCACGGCATCTACGTGGAGGTTAAAGGACACAAGTGGTACTGCCCTTACAGAGACCAACACAATTGCGAGAAGTGTGAAATCACGCGGAAGAGGCAATACTATATGGCAGAGCAGCAGAAATTAACGagggaacaacagcaacaacttcaGGCCCAGCGAGTAGGGGGCGTGCCCAGTAGCCCTCCAAGCCTTGTTGCCAAGCTGCCCTCTGACATTGCCATTCCGCTTGGACCAAATATCAAACCCCGTGACTTCCCTCGTTTAGACGAATTGATTCAGGAAACTGCCAACATTATTAATGAAGAGTTGTTTGAAGAAATAAACCAGGTCGTTCGGCCACGAACCCATCAGTGA